The proteins below are encoded in one region of Aspergillus nidulans FGSC A4 chromosome III:
- a CDS encoding F-box protein (transcript_id=CADANIAT00006285), with amino-acid sequence MAETSDIRSNGYPLPTELLQEILLFADFQSFFSASWTCKDWRNAALSSYVLRHQLNTVPTVPTLAEADIEQATPRELRILFHRVCRQNLMGIRSNVSLSNTEEKTVRPMSAIAVQSRHGCQYAQLRGMTFILKTSTSASHEVQLSPTIFPPSDAVRQLIGYNHGGLFCTRPFARIQAALSPCGELVAVALGQKVHIYLLGESMDMRNVEGTIGDNVLESIQRIEFVGNLLLRLEVDGPEGLSVRYLGYGECRCRGISPIVGITAGGAQRLEYWKTGLRQVYLDSRVIEQGLGDGTSVRGVRLFDMQSRRNDNRSCSCQDEKHFFGLFRWPSSENSYAAGSIYKNGTVHITQRIPSRRPSWVRGQPEAGTAESFVPSNPALRWDRFDPDNLPLAHCYDPFLAICDDGKILVICEPPHGSAKGAVYVCSGEMAYSNPERIESPAPWPFVLSHFDLGPLDQGVYSLHISRNTYTGGYVIDAHTEHQRLQWQLQWT; translated from the coding sequence ATGGCGGAAACGTCGGATATAAGGAGCAATGGCTATCCATTACCGACTGAACTTTTGCAGGAGATACTCCTATTCGCTGACTTCCAGTCGTTCTTTTCGGCGAGTTGGACGTGCAAAGATTGGCGGAACGCGGCGTTAAGCTCTTATGTACTTCGGCACCAGCTCAACACTGTTCCCACTGTTCCCACACTCGCCGAGGCAGACATTGAACAGGCGACACCACGAGAACTGAGAATACTATTCCACCGTGTCTGCCGGCAGAACCTCATGGGGATACGGAGCAACGTTTCCCTCAGCAATACGGAGGAGAAAACAGTAAGACCAATGTCGGCTATTGCGGTTCAATCTCGGCATGGGTGCCAATACGCGCAGTTGCGTGGGATGACATTCATACTCAAGACGTCGACGTCTGCTAGCCATGAGGTGCAACTCTCACCCACGATATTTCCCCCATCTGATGCAGTACGACAACTTATCGGCTACAATCATGGAGGCTTATTCTGCACGCGGCCGTTTGCGCGAATACAGGCGGCCCTCTCCCCTTGCGGAGAGTTAGTTGCTGTGGCGCTGGGGCAGAAAGTGCATATTTATCTTCTCGGGGAGAGTATGGATATGCGAAATGTGGAAGGTACTATCGGGGATAATGTACTTGAGTCGATACAGCGTATTGAATTTGTGGGCAATCTCCTGTTACGGCTCGAGGTCGATGGGCCTGAAGGGCTTTCCGTGAGGTATCTCGGTTATGGAGAATGTCGATGTCGCGGTATTTCCCCTATTGTTGGAATAACAGCTGGTGGCGCACAAAGACTGGAGTACTGGAAAACGGGGTTACGGCAGGTCTATCTAGACTCTAGGGTTATTGAGCAAGGGTTGGGTGACGGTACCTCAGTGCGTGGGGTGCGGCTTTTCGACATGCAAAGCAGACGGAACGATAACAGATCGTGCTCGTGTCAAGATGAAAAGCACTTCTTTGGCCTGTTTCGATGGCCTTCGTCTGAGAACTCATATGCCGCCGGAAGCATATATAAAAACGGAACAGTCCATATAACACAACGGATTCCCAGCCGTCGACCGAGTTGGGTGAGAGGCCAGCCAGAAGCAGGCACAGCAGAGTCATTTGTACCTTCTAACCCTGCGCTGAGGTGGGATCGTTTTGACCCAGACAACCTCCCACTAGCGCATTGTTATGACCCTTTCCTTGCCATCTGTGATGACGGAAAGATACTGGTCATTTGCGAGCCGCCGCATGGCTCAGCAAAGGGTGCGGTATATGTGTGTTCTGGGGAGATGGCATATTCTAATCCAGAGAGGATTGAATCCCCTGCCCCCTGGCCGTTTGTTCTGAGCCACTTTGATCTGGGGCCTTTGGACCAGGGCGTTTATTCTCTACATATTAGTCGAAACACGTACACTGGCGGTTATGTCATCGATGCCCATACAGAGCATCAGAGGTTACAGTGGCAACTGCAATGGACTTGA